A window from Cinclus cinclus chromosome 4, bCinCin1.1, whole genome shotgun sequence encodes these proteins:
- the GPR85 gene encoding probable G-protein coupled receptor 85 → MANYSHAADNILQNLSPLTAFLKLTSLGFIIGVSVVGNLLISILLVKDKTLHRAPYYFLLDLCCSDILRSAICFPFVFTSVKNGSTWTYGTLTCKVIAFLGVLSCFHTAFMLFCISVTRYLAIAHHRFYTKRLTFWTCLAVICMVWTLSVAMAFPPVLDVGTYSFIREEDQCTFQHRSFRANDSLGFMLLLALILLATQLVYLKLIFFVHDRRKMKPVQFVAAVSQNWTFHGPGASGQAAANWLAGFGRGPTPPTLLGIRQNANTTGRRRLLVLDEFKMEKRISRMFYIMTFLFLTLWGPYLVACYWRVFARGPVVPGGFLTAAVWMSFAQAGINPFVCIFSNRELRRCFSTTLLYCRKSRLPREPYCVI, encoded by the coding sequence atgGCGAACTACAGCCATGCAGCTGACAACATTTTACAAAATCTCTCTCCTTTAACAGCTTTTCTGAAATTGACTTCACTGGGTTTCATAATAGGAGTCAGTGTGGTGGGTAACCTTCTGATCTCCATTTTGCTAGTCAAAGATAAGACCTTGCATAGAGCTCCTTACTACTTCCTGTTGGATCTTTGCTGCTCAGATATCCTCAGATCTGCAATTtgtttcccttttgttttcacCTCGGTAAAAAATGGCTCTACGTGGACGTATGGGACTCTTACTTGCAAAGTGATTGcctttttgggggttttgtccTGCTTTCACACTGCTTTCATGTTATTCTGCATAAGCGTCACGAGATACTTAGCTATTGCCCACCACCGTTTTTATACGAAGAGACTGACCTTCTGGACTTGTTTGGCTGTTATCTGTATGGTGTGGACTCTCTCTGTAGCCATGGCTTTCCCCCCAGTTTTAGATGTGGGCACTTACTCATTCATTAGGGAGGAAGACCAATGCACTTTCCAGCATCGTTCCTTCAGGGCTAATGATTCCTTGGGATTTATGCTTCTTCTTGCCCTTATCCTCCTAGCCACACAGCTTGTCTACCTCAAGCTGATATTTTTTGTTCACGATCGCAGGAAAATGAAGCCAGTCCAGTTTGTTGCAGCAGTGAGCCAGAACTGGACTTTTCATGGTCCTGGAGCCAGTGGTCAAGCAGCTGCTAATTGGCTGGCTGGATTCGGAAGAGGTCCCACACCTCCAACCTTGCTGGGAATCAGGCAAAACGCGAACaccacaggcaggaggaggctACTGGTTTTAGATGAATTCAAAATGGAGAAGAGAATCAGCAGAATGTTCTACATCATGACATTCCTCTTTCTGACCTTGTGGGGTCCCTATTTGGTAGCCTGTTACTGGCGAGTTTTTGCAAGAGGGCCTGTAGTACCTGGGGGATTTCTAACGGCCGCTGTCTGGATGAGTTTTGCCCAAGCTGGAATCAATCCTTTTGTCTGCATTTTCTCCAACAGGGAGCTGAGGCGCTGTTTCAGCACAACCCTTCTTTACTGCAGAAAATCCAGGTTACCAAGGGAACCTTACTGTGTTATATGA